Proteins encoded by one window of Cannabis sativa cultivar Pink pepper isolate KNU-18-1 chromosome 4, ASM2916894v1, whole genome shotgun sequence:
- the LOC115712157 gene encoding monooxygenase 2, translating into MEDVIIVGAGIAGLGVAVALKRVGVKALVLERADELRTTGAALTLSQNAWRALDALGISQKLTSVYAPLERIYVTNVSTGAIQMIPLMTSNRPITLHRKALLKALAEELPTDSIRFNCKITAIETQEHEGSSIVVVHLEDETVIKAKVLIGCDGVHSMVARCLGLAEPTYSGRSAVRGLAVYPQGHGLKKEVQQFVGDGKRAGFVPISDKEIYWFLTYSVSPQEGTKLRGDPEAIQREVLENYAKDFPEPYLDVVKHVDLSTISWAPLVLRKPWSVAFGNLSKLNITVAGDAMHPTTPDLAQGGCLALEDAVVLGRHVGAYVARNEGAVPRDIAKALSDYVEERRWRATWVIAGSFLSGWIQNGGSMWGLKFIRDAIFYTFIFPKLVNVANYDCGKLA; encoded by the exons ATGGAGGATGTTATTATAGTGGGAGCAGGAATAGCGGGGTTAGGCGTAGCGGTGGCACTGAAGAGAGTAGGGGTTAAGGCATTGGTGTTGGAGAGAGCTGATGAGCTTAGAACCACAGGCGCAGCCTTGACCCTCTCTCAAAACGCTTGGCGTGCCCTTGATGCTCTCGGCATTTCTCAAAAGTTGACCTCTGTTTACGCCCCCTTAGAGAG GATATACGTAACCAATGTGAGTACTGGAGCAATTCAAATGATCCCTTTAATGACGAGCAATAG ACCTATAACACTACACAGGAAAGCCTTGCTCAAGGCTCTCGCAGAGGAACTCCCAACCGATTCTATTCGCTTCAATTGTAAGATCACTGCTATTGAAACCCAAGAACATGAAGGCTCATCTATCGTTGTTGTCCACTTAGAAGATGAAACTGTCATCAAAGCAAAG GTTCTGATAGGCTGTGATGGGGTGCACTCAATGGTGGCAAGGTGTTTGGGACTCGCTGAACCGACATATTCTGGTCGATCTGCGGTTCGTGGATTGGCTGTGTATCCTCAAGGCCATGGACTAAAGAAAGAAGTTCAACAGTTTGTTGGTGATGGAAAAAGAGCTGGTTTTGTTCCCATTAGTGATAAAGAGATTTATTGGTTTTTAACTTATAGTGTGTCTCCACAAGAAG GgacaaagctgagaggagaccCTGAAGCAATACAGAGAGAAGTACTGGAGAATTATGCCAAGGATTTCCCTGAACCATATCTAGATGTGGTAAAGCATGTCGACCTTTCAACAATTTCATGGGCACCATTAGTTTTGAGGAAACCATGGAGTGTTGCATTTGGAAACTTAAGCAAACTAAACATTACGGTGGCTGGGGATGCCATGCACCCTACGACACCGGACCTAGCACAGGGCGGTTGCTTGGCACTTGAGGATGCTGTGGTGTTGGGCAGGCACGTTGGGGCATATGTCGCACGAAATGAAGGAGCTGTCCCAAGAGACATAGCTAAAGCACTATCTGATTATGTAGAGGAAAGAAGGTGGCGAGCCACTTGGGTTATCGCTGGCTCTTTCTTATCTGGGTGGATTCAAAATGGTGGTTCTATGTGGGGGTTGAAGTTCATTAGGGACGCCATTTTTTACACATTCATTTTCCCAA
- the LOC115712203 gene encoding monooxygenase 2, producing the protein MIEDVVIVGAGIAGLATAVALKRVGVKALVLEKSNGLRATGAALTLFPNAWVALDSLGVSQKLTSVYSTFERIYVTNTITGEIQEIPSSGAIRAGNEPRPVHRKALLKALADELPIDSIRFSSKITAIETQEHEGSSLAVVHMEDEIIIKAKVLIGCDGVHSIVGSWLGLAEPVHSGRSAVRGMAVIPQGHGLKEEVQQFVGAGKRIGFVPLTKTDVYWFLTCASADKDAYLGGNPEAIKSEVLEKYANDLPELYQDIINHSDLSTLTWAPLMFRKPWKVAFGNLCKQNITVAGDAMHPMTPDLGQGGCSALEDAVVLGRHIGACIAQKGGLVPREMIKAVSNYAEERRWRVTWLVTGSFLSGWVQHGGPMWGLKFFRDAIFYKFVFPRIARVMHYNCGKLA; encoded by the exons aTGATTGAGGATGTGGTTATTGTGGGAGCAGGAATAGCTGGTTTAGCCACTGCAGTGGCACTGAAGAGAGTTGGTGTTAAGGCATTGGTGTTGGAGAAATCAAATGGGCTTAGAGCCACAGGTGCAGCTTTAACCCTCTTCCCAAACGCTTGGGTTGCTCTTGATTCCCTTGGAGTTTCTCAAAAGTTGACCTCCGTTTATTCCACTTTCGAAAG AATATATGTAACCAATACCATTACTGGAGAAATTCAAGAAATCCCTTCGTCGGGAGCTATTCG TGCTGGAAATGAACCCAGACCAGTACACAGGAAAGCCTTGCTCAAGGCTCTCGCAGATGAACTTCCAATTGATTCTATTCGTTTCTCAAGCAAGATCACTGCCATAGAAACCCAAGAACATGAGGGCTCATCTCTTGCTGTTGTTCACATGGAAGATGAAATTATCATCAAAGCAAAG GTTTTGATTGGCTGTGATGGGGTGCACTCAATAGTGGGAAGTTGGTTGGGACTAGCTGAACCGGTTCATTCTGGGCGGTCAGCGGTTCGAGGAATGGCTGTGATTCCTCAAGGCCATGGACTAAAGGAAGAAGTCCAGCAGTTTGTTGGTGCAGGCAAAAGGATTGGTTTTGTTCCCCTGACTAAAACAGATGTTTATTGGTTCCTAACTTGTGCCTCTGCTGATAAAG ATGCCTACTTGGGAGGAAACCCTGAAGCAATTAAGAGTGAAGTGCTTGAAAAATATGCCAATGACTTGCCCGAACTATATCAAGACATTATCAATCACTCTGATCTTTCAACATTGACATGGGCACCGTTAATGTTCAGGAAACCATGGAAGGTAGCATTTGGAAACTTGTGCAAGCAAAACATCACAGTGGCCGGCGATGCCATGCATCCTATGACACCGGACTTGGGACAAGGCGGTTGTTCAGCACTTGAAGATGCTGTGGTGTTGGGTAGGCACATTGGGGCCTGCATCGCACAAAAAGGAGGACTTGTCCCTAGAGAGATGATTAAAGCAGTATCTAATTATGCAGAGGAAAGAAGGTGGCGAGTCACTTGGTTGGTCACTGGCTCCTTCTTGTCAGGGTGGGTTCAGCATGGTGGCCCTATGTGGGGGCTGAAGTTCTTCAGAGACGCCATCTTTTACAAATTTGTTTTCCCAAGGATTGCTAGAGTTATGCATTACAATTGTGGGAAACTTGCGTAG
- the LOC115712554 gene encoding monooxygenase 2 has product MEEVVEDVVIVGAGIAGLATAVALKRVGVKALVLEKSNGLRATGAALILSRNAWLALDALGVSQKLNSMYPFIKEFRAYITNLESGAIQEISAAKRASGNGETRARAVHRKALLETLAGELPTNSIRFSSKLTKIETESHLSSSIAVIHLEDENVIKAKILIGCDGVHSMVARSLGIIAAIDSGRSSVRGLAVFPQGHCLKDEMHQFVGTRRRAGLVPVNDKEIYWYFTCSSPSKGTGLLSGDPKVIQREVIEKYAKDFPEIYLDAVKHTDLSTLTWAPLMFRYPWNVAFGKLSKQNITVAGDAMHPMTPDLGQGGCAALEDAVVLGRHIGTSIQQNGGLVQPQMAKALADYVEERRWRATWLIIGSYLTGWVQEGGSLWGLKFLRDIIFYGLLFRKIGTLMQYDCGNLPIFPISTESDKMK; this is encoded by the exons ATGGAAGAAGTGGTGGAAGATGTAGTTATTGTGGGAGCAGGAATAGCTGGTTTAGCCACTGCAGTGGCACTGAAGAGAGTTGGTGTTAAGGCATTGGTGTTGGAGAAATCAAATGGGCTTAGAGCCACAGGTGCAGCCTTGATCCTTTCACGAAATGCTTGGCTTGCTCTTGATGCCCTTGGTGTTTCCCAAAAGCTCAACTCCATGTATCCCTTCATCAAAGA GTTTAGGGCTTACATAACCAATTTGGAAAGTGGAGCGATTCAAGAAATTTCTGCCGCTAAAAGAGCCAGTGG CAATGGTGAAACTAGAGCCAGAGCAGTACATCGAAAAGCCTTACTCGAGACTTTAGCAGGTGAATTGCCAACTAACTCGATCCGTTTCTCTTCAAAGCTCACTAAAATTGAAACAGAATCACATTTGAGTTCATCAATTGCTGTGATTCATTTGGAAGACGAAAATGTCATTAAAGCAAAG ATTCTGATTGGTTGTGATGGGGTACACTCGATGGTGGCGAGATCGTTGGGAATCATAGCAGCTATCGATTCAGGTCGTTCATCAGTCCGTGGATTGGCTGTGTTCCCTCAAGGTCATTGCCTTAAAGATGAAATGCACCAGTTCGTAGGTACAAGAAGAAGGGCTGGTCTGGTTCCTGTCAATGACAAAGAGATTTATTGGTACTTTACTTGTTCTTCTCCTTCTAAAG GCACAGGTCTCTTATCAGGAGACCCAAAAGTCATACAAAGAGAAGTAATTGAGAAGTATGCCAAGGATTTTCCTGAGATATATCTAGATGCCGTTAAGCACACAGACCTGTCGACATTGACATGGGCTCCATTGATGTTCAGATATCCATGGAACGTGGCATTTGGGAAGTTAAGCAAGCAAAACATCACAGTGGCTGGCGATGCAATGCATCCCATGACGCCTGACTTAGGACAAGGAGGTTGTGCAGCACTTGAAGATGCTGTTGTCTTGGGAAGGCACATTGGGACATCAATACAACAGAATGGAGGACTTGTCCAACCACAAATGGCTAAAGCATTAGCGGATTACGTCGAAGAAAGAAGGTGGCGAGCAACTTGGTTGATTATAGGGTCGTATTTAACAGGGTGGGTACAAGAAGGAGGGTCTCTTTGGGGGTTGAAGTTCTTAAGGGATATCATATTTTATGGATTGCTTTTTCGAAAGATTGGTACTCTTATGCAGTATGATTGTGGGAATCTGCCTATTTTTCCCATCTCAACAGAATCAGATAAGATGAAGTAG